In Halococcus saccharolyticus DSM 5350, a single genomic region encodes these proteins:
- a CDS encoding MaoC family dehydratase: MWWRLTGGFSAQAREGGRMVGRYYEDYDEGETIEHDKRRTVSESDNQQFCDMTMNQQPLHLDSEFAGESQFGERLVNGLYTMSLAVGLTIPDTSDGTIVANLSYDDVEHPAPVFHGDTIRARSTVVEKRETSDGERGVVTMHVEAFNQNDDLVCEFDRTTLSLKRDHVE, translated from the coding sequence CTGTGGTGGCGGCTCACCGGTGGCTTTTCGGCGCAAGCGCGAGAGGGGGGCCGTATGGTCGGACGCTACTACGAGGACTACGACGAGGGCGAGACGATCGAGCACGACAAACGCCGGACGGTGAGCGAGAGCGACAACCAACAGTTCTGTGACATGACGATGAACCAGCAGCCGCTCCACCTCGACAGCGAGTTCGCCGGGGAGAGCCAGTTCGGCGAGCGACTCGTCAACGGGCTCTATACGATGAGTCTCGCGGTCGGTCTCACGATCCCCGACACGAGCGATGGCACCATCGTTGCCAACCTCTCGTACGACGACGTCGAACACCCGGCCCCGGTTTTCCACGGCGACACCATCCGTGCGCGTTCGACCGTCGTCGAGAAACGCGAGACCAGCGACGGCGAGCGCGGCGTCGTCACGATGCACGTCGAGGCGTTCAACCAGAACGACGACCTCGTCTGCGAGTTCGATCGAACCACGCTCTCGCTGAAACGCGACCACGTCGAGTGA